In the Arthrobacter sp. 31Y genome, one interval contains:
- a CDS encoding GTP-binding protein, with protein MHLSVVSSLDSQCREAATSRLGRTHSNSVVVLHDLLDGSLVLRRVYRDGLLFERETTVLEHGCLSCTVRLDVVPTAERLAACGFDHVVLGLPPGVAAGMAVAELRSGLSRPAVIDNAVLALDPADLEDRIWDRHTLFESGFTSMPQDERTSGEFLIGEFGQVDTVMVHPGLGAVLTGDLREGSVQWLTGMELLGELAPHAARVGEADAFRPGCFDDAEAAARNRPGVVRVPVSETPGPFRTVLHKAGRPLHPGRFRDALPQLAVGTHWLRGRLWIASAPKTRIAVQGIGPRVWLESTGKWLADSAESGTGSARPGTAGADVDSFLDWHPSHGDRGTVLAITGRSEDIDPQEISDLLEGCQLTEAEMEQDFGVWDDPLELSDSL; from the coding sequence ATGCACCTCTCAGTCGTCAGTTCCCTGGACAGCCAATGCCGTGAGGCAGCCACCAGCAGGCTGGGCCGAACGCACTCCAACTCGGTGGTGGTCCTCCATGACCTCCTCGACGGTTCGTTGGTCCTTCGTCGTGTTTACCGGGATGGCCTTTTGTTCGAACGCGAAACAACAGTCCTGGAACATGGTTGCCTCAGCTGTACGGTTCGGTTGGATGTGGTCCCGACGGCGGAACGCCTTGCCGCTTGCGGTTTCGACCATGTTGTCCTTGGCTTGCCACCAGGAGTGGCAGCCGGGATGGCCGTTGCGGAGCTTCGCAGTGGGCTCAGCCGGCCGGCGGTGATCGACAACGCCGTGTTGGCACTGGACCCGGCGGATCTGGAGGACCGTATCTGGGACCGGCACACCCTGTTTGAATCCGGATTCACGTCAATGCCGCAGGATGAGCGCACCAGCGGCGAGTTCCTCATCGGTGAGTTCGGGCAAGTGGACACGGTCATGGTGCATCCGGGCCTGGGTGCCGTGTTGACCGGGGATCTCCGTGAAGGATCGGTGCAATGGTTGACGGGAATGGAGTTACTGGGCGAATTGGCGCCCCACGCGGCAAGGGTCGGGGAAGCTGACGCGTTCCGGCCAGGGTGCTTTGATGATGCCGAAGCGGCGGCCCGCAACCGGCCCGGCGTCGTGCGTGTTCCTGTCAGCGAGACGCCAGGTCCCTTCCGGACGGTGCTCCACAAAGCGGGTCGGCCATTACATCCTGGGCGTTTCCGTGATGCGCTGCCTCAACTTGCCGTGGGCACGCACTGGCTGCGTGGCCGCCTCTGGATCGCATCGGCGCCGAAAACGCGGATCGCCGTCCAAGGCATCGGGCCGCGTGTGTGGCTTGAAAGCACCGGAAAGTGGTTGGCCGACTCCGCTGAATCAGGGACCGGCAGTGCGCGCCCTGGAACGGCGGGTGCCGACGTCGACTCCTTTCTTGACTGGCACCCCAGCCATGGCGACCGCGGAACTGTCCTGGCCATCACCGGACGGTCCGAGGATATTGACCCCCAGGAAATCAGTGATCTGTTGGAAGGTTGCCAACTGACGGAAGCAGAGATGGAACAGGATTTCGGGGTCTGGGACGACCCCCTGGAACTTAGTGACTCCCTCTAA
- the ykgO gene encoding type B 50S ribosomal protein L36, translated as MKVRNSLRALKKIPGAQIVRRRGRTFVINKNNPRMKARQG; from the coding sequence ATGAAGGTCAGGAATTCGCTGCGCGCCCTCAAGAAGATCCCCGGCGCCCAGATTGTGCGCCGGCGCGGGCGTACCTTTGTCATCAACAAGAACAACCCCCGGATGAAAGCACGGCAGGGCTAA
- the rimI gene encoding ribosomal protein S18-alanine N-acetyltransferase, with the protein MGRKLSPKLELAGVSLRDMTEADIPAVETLERRLFPVDAWPLQMFFDELAQPETRRYVVAEVSGEIVAYAGLMCIEPIADVQTIAVVPEFEGKGIGSAVLTELIEEARRRRADDVLLEVRADNPRAQQLYVRFGFEQIHVRPRYYRDGTDALIMRLELNKPQSHEGATA; encoded by the coding sequence ATGGGAAGAAAACTGTCACCCAAGCTGGAACTTGCCGGGGTTTCCCTGCGCGACATGACTGAGGCCGACATCCCGGCAGTGGAGACGTTGGAGCGCCGATTGTTCCCCGTGGACGCCTGGCCCCTGCAGATGTTCTTCGACGAGTTGGCCCAGCCCGAGACCAGGCGATACGTGGTGGCGGAGGTTTCGGGGGAGATCGTGGCTTACGCCGGATTGATGTGCATCGAACCGATTGCGGACGTCCAGACGATCGCCGTCGTGCCTGAATTCGAAGGCAAAGGAATCGGCTCCGCTGTCCTCACGGAATTGATTGAGGAGGCCCGGCGTCGCCGTGCGGACGACGTCCTGCTTGAAGTCCGGGCGGACAACCCCCGGGCCCAGCAACTGTACGTTCGGTTCGGCTTCGAACAGATCCACGTCCGTCCCCGCTATTACCGGGACGGCACCGACGCCCTGATCATGCGGCTTGAACTGAACAAACCACAGTCCCACGAAGGAGCCACAGCGTGA
- a CDS encoding 6-phospho-beta-glucosidase — protein MRLMIAGGGGFRVPLVYRALCEGPFAGLVHELVLFDVDESRLAAIEAVLRDMPAGDASAPAVVVATDLGQALTGTDMVFAAIRPGGTAGRIADEQIPLKLGLLGQETTGAGGISYALRSIPRMLELAEAMREHCPDAWLINFTNPAGMVTEALVPVLGNRVIGICDSAGGLVQRAARAAGAPLREGTLDGVGYYGLNHLGWLYRLAPDGRDLLPDLLSDHGALETMEEGRLFGQHTLLHLGCLPNEYLYYYYKTSQATEAIGQQHQTRGATIHSQQQSLYPSLLQASHPYRLWDAARRSREEGYLAEARTHGEQRDESDLAGGGYERVALSVMRALSGGGTAQLVLNVPNSPVSLAGPGAEVAVPGLPADAVVEVPCEVTPDGAVPLAQDRPDGQFLTLMRHVKEVERLTIRAVVSGDREAAVQAFAAHPLVGSLPLGRQLLEGYEAAFPDLTRLWA, from the coding sequence ATGCGGCTCATGATCGCCGGTGGCGGCGGATTCCGGGTTCCCCTCGTGTACCGGGCGTTGTGCGAGGGTCCTTTCGCGGGTTTGGTTCACGAACTTGTTCTCTTTGACGTGGATGAGTCACGGCTCGCAGCCATTGAGGCGGTGCTCCGCGACATGCCCGCGGGCGACGCTTCCGCACCCGCCGTCGTGGTTGCCACAGATCTTGGGCAGGCGCTCACAGGGACGGACATGGTGTTCGCGGCCATCCGTCCGGGGGGTACTGCGGGGAGGATCGCAGACGAACAGATTCCCTTGAAGCTTGGGTTGCTGGGTCAGGAGACCACCGGGGCCGGCGGTATCTCCTACGCGCTCCGCTCCATTCCACGGATGCTGGAACTCGCCGAGGCCATGCGGGAGCATTGCCCCGATGCGTGGCTCATCAACTTCACCAATCCGGCCGGCATGGTGACCGAGGCTCTGGTGCCGGTCTTGGGGAACCGAGTGATCGGCATCTGCGATTCCGCAGGGGGCTTGGTGCAGCGTGCTGCCCGGGCTGCGGGGGCGCCCTTGAGAGAAGGAACGCTCGACGGCGTGGGCTACTACGGGCTGAACCACCTCGGCTGGCTTTACCGGTTGGCCCCGGATGGGCGGGACCTCTTGCCGGATCTGTTGTCCGATCACGGTGCTCTTGAAACCATGGAGGAAGGCCGCTTGTTCGGGCAGCACACCCTGCTTCACCTTGGCTGCCTGCCCAACGAATATCTCTACTACTACTACAAAACGTCACAGGCCACCGAGGCCATTGGACAGCAACACCAAACGCGTGGGGCCACCATCCACAGCCAGCAGCAGTCGCTGTATCCCTCGCTTCTGCAGGCTTCGCATCCGTACCGGCTCTGGGATGCCGCCCGGCGCTCCCGCGAGGAAGGCTACCTGGCAGAGGCGAGAACCCACGGGGAGCAGCGGGACGAGTCCGATCTCGCAGGTGGCGGCTACGAACGTGTGGCGCTTTCGGTCATGCGTGCGCTCTCCGGCGGCGGCACGGCCCAACTGGTCCTCAACGTGCCCAACTCGCCCGTGTCACTTGCTGGGCCCGGCGCCGAGGTTGCCGTGCCCGGCCTGCCTGCGGACGCCGTCGTCGAGGTTCCTTGCGAGGTAACTCCCGACGGCGCGGTGCCGCTCGCGCAGGACCGGCCGGACGGGCAGTTCCTTACTCTGATGCGGCACGTCAAAGAAGTGGAGCGGCTGACAATCCGCGCTGTGGTTTCCGGCGACCGTGAGGCAGCCGTGCAAGCCTTTGCCGCGCACCCGTTGGTGGGTTCGCTCCCTTTGGGCCGGCAGTTATTGGAAGGGTACGAGGCCGCTTTTCCTGATTTAACCCGGTTGTGGGCTTAA
- the tsaB gene encoding tRNA (adenosine(37)-N6)-threonylcarbamoyltransferase complex dimerization subunit type 1 TsaB — translation MLILAIDTSAVASAALISDDAMEGVVDSFATEDTRSHAEVLAPGIEKLLAGAGVTGADIDAIVTGVGPGPFTGLRSGIATARTLAFVWNKPLYGLMSLDAIALEVAESTAAPREFLVATDARRKEVYWARYTLAEGQLPELADGPHVGFASELPDLPVFGAGAGLYADVLTADEDFAQTQPDAASLGQFALARLTAGQALLDSTPLYLRESDAQVPGPRKRAL, via the coding sequence ATGCTGATCCTGGCCATTGACACGTCAGCGGTTGCCAGTGCGGCCCTGATTTCGGATGATGCCATGGAGGGCGTTGTTGATTCTTTCGCCACCGAGGACACCCGCAGCCACGCCGAAGTCCTCGCTCCCGGGATCGAGAAGCTTTTGGCTGGTGCCGGGGTCACCGGTGCTGACATCGACGCGATCGTCACGGGCGTGGGACCTGGTCCGTTCACCGGACTCCGTTCCGGCATCGCGACGGCCCGCACCCTCGCCTTCGTGTGGAACAAGCCGTTGTATGGGCTCATGAGCCTGGATGCCATCGCGTTGGAAGTCGCGGAGTCAACGGCTGCCCCGCGCGAATTCCTTGTGGCCACGGATGCCCGACGCAAAGAGGTCTACTGGGCCCGGTACACGCTGGCTGAGGGCCAGCTTCCGGAGCTCGCAGACGGCCCGCATGTGGGTTTCGCTTCCGAGCTTCCGGACTTACCGGTATTCGGGGCGGGCGCAGGTTTGTATGCTGATGTCCTCACAGCGGATGAGGACTTTGCTCAAACACAACCGGACGCGGCCTCGCTGGGCCAGTTCGCTTTGGCCAGGCTCACGGCCGGTCAGGCGTTGCTTGACTCCACTCCGCTGTATCTTCGCGAATCCGATGCCCAGGTGCCCGGGCCCAGGAAGCGTGCGCTCTGA
- the tsaE gene encoding tRNA (adenosine(37)-N6)-threonylcarbamoyltransferase complex ATPase subunit type 1 TsaE: protein MSEAQWERTLTVTTAEHTHALAAAVGGVLEAGDLLVLTGELGAGKTTFTQGLGEGLGVRAGIISPTFVLVRIHPNLPDGPRPGGPDLVHVDAYRLDSAAEIDDIDLENTMDTAVTVVEWGRDRVEHLSDSRLEIDLHRAVGGEGPTATADGDVLDFDTDDDDEPRTIVFRGFGPRWAEAPNILETSENGGN, encoded by the coding sequence GTGAGCGAAGCCCAGTGGGAGCGCACGCTCACGGTCACGACGGCGGAGCATACCCATGCGCTCGCAGCAGCTGTGGGCGGGGTGCTTGAGGCCGGGGATCTCCTGGTCCTGACCGGTGAGCTGGGCGCGGGCAAGACGACATTCACCCAAGGCCTTGGCGAGGGCCTGGGGGTGCGTGCAGGCATCATCTCGCCAACGTTTGTCCTGGTACGGATCCACCCCAATCTCCCCGATGGCCCCAGACCCGGCGGTCCGGACCTGGTCCATGTTGACGCCTACCGATTGGATTCGGCAGCGGAGATCGATGACATCGATCTTGAGAACACCATGGACACAGCGGTAACAGTGGTGGAGTGGGGCCGGGACCGGGTGGAGCATCTCTCGGACAGCCGACTGGAGATTGACCTGCACAGGGCAGTGGGTGGTGAAGGCCCGACAGCAACAGCGGATGGCGACGTCCTGGACTTCGACACCGATGACGACGACGAGCCCCGAACCATCGTCTTCCGTGGTTTCGGTCCACGGTGGGCCGAGGCGCCGAACATCCTTGAGACCAGCGAAAACGGAGGCAACTGA
- a CDS encoding GNAT family N-acetyltransferase — MAAVSQEQSFDIRKATPEDWPGMWSILQPVIREGETFTWDRDTSEQAARTKWMKEAPGQTFVAVRQDTGEILGTGEFHANQAGGGSHVANAGYMVGANNSGQGIARALCAYSLSEAKAAGFRSMQYNAVVESNVRAVWLWQSMGFKILATVPEAFNHPEIGYVGLHVMYRKL, encoded by the coding sequence GTGGCCGCTGTGAGCCAAGAACAATCCTTTGACATCCGTAAAGCAACACCTGAGGACTGGCCAGGAATGTGGTCGATCCTGCAACCGGTGATCCGCGAAGGCGAGACCTTCACATGGGACCGTGACACCAGCGAACAAGCCGCCAGGACCAAATGGATGAAGGAAGCTCCGGGCCAGACCTTCGTTGCTGTGCGCCAGGATACCGGCGAGATCCTGGGAACGGGGGAGTTCCACGCCAACCAAGCGGGCGGAGGAAGCCACGTTGCCAACGCCGGTTACATGGTGGGGGCCAACAACTCGGGTCAAGGCATCGCCAGGGCCCTCTGCGCCTACTCACTGAGCGAAGCAAAGGCAGCAGGTTTCCGTTCCATGCAGTACAACGCCGTAGTGGAGAGCAACGTGCGTGCTGTGTGGTTGTGGCAGTCCATGGGTTTCAAGATTCTGGCCACGGTTCCTGAAGCCTTCAACCATCCGGAGATCGGCTACGTGGGCCTGCACGTCATGTACCGAAAGCTTTAA
- the alr gene encoding alanine racemase, with protein MTYEAAADIGIGTKASIAKSAVLERSAVIDLDAVRHNVRQFVGIASPAAVMAVVKADAYGHGAVQVARAALDAGAAWLGVAHISEALALRAAGVDAPLLAWLHTRESNFQAAVAAGIDVGISGWELEAVVAAAREQERPARVHLKVDTGLGRNGCTIADWDQLLGQAMEYQDHGLLRVVGIFSHLAVADEPHRPETDEQLAVFREAIAMAEDAGVDTEVRHIANTPAALSRPDSHFDLVRVGLGIYGLSPFEGATSAELGLHPAMTVRTLLSNCKKVPEGQGVSYGLNYRTSGESTLGLVPLGYADGVPRIATGGPVRVNGINYPVVGRIAMDQMVIDLGPLSPESAAGFKGSEAVMFGNGADGGPTADDWAAAAGTNNYEIVTRISPRVPRNYVNERPAMPEAPAAVAGQAETAAL; from the coding sequence GTGACTTACGAAGCAGCTGCAGATATCGGGATCGGGACGAAGGCCTCCATAGCAAAGTCAGCGGTGCTGGAGCGCTCCGCCGTGATCGACCTCGACGCCGTGCGGCACAACGTTCGTCAGTTCGTCGGCATCGCCTCCCCGGCCGCTGTTATGGCCGTGGTGAAGGCGGACGCTTATGGGCACGGTGCCGTGCAGGTGGCCCGGGCAGCCCTCGACGCCGGAGCGGCCTGGCTGGGCGTCGCCCACATCTCCGAGGCACTCGCCTTGCGCGCCGCCGGAGTGGATGCTCCACTGCTTGCCTGGCTGCACACCCGTGAAAGTAACTTCCAAGCGGCAGTCGCCGCGGGCATCGACGTCGGCATTTCCGGTTGGGAGCTGGAAGCGGTAGTCGCCGCAGCGCGGGAACAGGAGCGGCCCGCGCGGGTGCACCTCAAGGTGGACACGGGACTGGGCCGGAATGGCTGCACCATTGCCGACTGGGACCAGCTGTTGGGCCAGGCCATGGAATACCAGGACCATGGCCTCCTCAGGGTGGTGGGAATCTTCTCCCACCTCGCCGTTGCCGACGAGCCGCACCGCCCGGAAACCGACGAGCAACTGGCCGTCTTCCGCGAAGCCATCGCCATGGCCGAGGACGCGGGCGTTGACACCGAGGTCCGGCACATAGCCAACACGCCGGCAGCACTGTCCCGCCCGGACTCTCACTTCGACCTCGTCCGTGTGGGCCTGGGCATCTACGGACTCTCGCCCTTCGAAGGGGCTACCTCTGCCGAACTTGGCCTGCATCCCGCCATGACGGTCCGGACCCTCCTGTCCAACTGCAAGAAGGTACCCGAAGGCCAGGGCGTCTCCTACGGACTCAATTACCGGACCAGCGGGGAAAGCACGCTGGGCCTGGTGCCGCTGGGTTACGCAGACGGCGTCCCAAGGATCGCCACCGGGGGTCCCGTGCGGGTGAATGGCATCAACTACCCGGTAGTGGGCAGGATTGCGATGGACCAGATGGTCATTGATCTGGGGCCGCTGTCTCCGGAATCGGCGGCCGGCTTCAAGGGCTCCGAGGCTGTCATGTTCGGCAACGGTGCCGATGGCGGCCCCACCGCCGATGATTGGGCGGCTGCAGCTGGAACCAACAACTACGAAATCGTGACGCGCATCAGCCCCAGGGTCCCGCGCAACTACGTCAACGAAAGGCCTGCCATGCCGGAGGCGCCTGCGGCTGTCGCCGGCCAAGCTGAAACGGCAGCGCTGTGA
- a CDS encoding glutamate--cysteine ligase produces the protein MQIDFAPSRQSTLGVEWELALVNARTGELVSVANDVLKGVAANHPDLNEDDEHPHIKRELLLNTVELVTGICETVKDAKDDLSRSLAAVREVTDPMGVEVFCAGSHPFSPPLLQPVTDKERYAKLIERTQWWGRQMVIYGVHVHVGIDRKEKVLPVLDGLVNYFPHFQALSASSPYWAGEETGYASQRALMFQQLPTAGLPFQFDSWEAYESYVQDMFTTGVIDATSEIRWDIRPVSNLGTIEMRICDGLATLEEVGAIAALTQCLVDEFSSILDAGGTIPTMPPWHVQENKWRAARYGMEAIIILDAEGNEQLVTEHLAETVARLEPVAAKLGCSEELADVLKIVERGASYQRQRRVAAEHNGDLQAVVMDLVQQMRKGPDA, from the coding sequence GTGCAGATTGATTTTGCGCCATCCAGGCAATCGACACTGGGTGTGGAATGGGAGTTGGCGCTCGTCAATGCACGCACCGGGGAACTGGTATCCGTTGCGAACGATGTCCTGAAGGGTGTCGCCGCGAACCACCCCGACCTCAACGAGGACGACGAACACCCCCACATCAAGCGCGAGTTGCTCCTCAACACCGTGGAGCTCGTCACGGGTATTTGCGAGACTGTCAAAGACGCCAAAGACGATCTCAGCCGATCGCTGGCAGCAGTGCGTGAAGTCACCGACCCCATGGGCGTCGAGGTTTTCTGCGCAGGCAGCCACCCCTTCAGCCCTCCCCTGCTCCAGCCCGTCACCGACAAAGAGCGCTATGCCAAGCTGATCGAGCGGACCCAATGGTGGGGACGCCAGATGGTCATCTATGGCGTTCACGTCCACGTGGGCATCGACCGCAAGGAAAAGGTCCTCCCCGTCCTGGACGGGCTGGTCAACTACTTCCCGCATTTCCAGGCACTGTCCGCCTCCAGCCCCTATTGGGCAGGCGAGGAAACCGGCTACGCGTCCCAACGTGCGCTCATGTTCCAGCAATTGCCCACCGCGGGACTGCCCTTCCAGTTTGATTCGTGGGAAGCCTACGAGTCCTACGTCCAGGACATGTTCACCACCGGTGTCATCGACGCCACGTCTGAGATCCGTTGGGATATCCGGCCCGTGTCCAACCTGGGCACCATCGAGATGCGGATCTGCGACGGCCTGGCCACCCTTGAAGAAGTGGGCGCCATCGCCGCCCTGACGCAGTGCTTGGTGGACGAGTTCTCCTCCATCCTGGACGCCGGCGGCACCATCCCCACCATGCCGCCATGGCATGTGCAGGAGAACAAGTGGCGGGCCGCCCGCTACGGCATGGAAGCCATCATCATCCTTGACGCCGAGGGCAACGAACAGTTGGTCACGGAGCACCTGGCGGAAACGGTTGCGCGGCTGGAGCCCGTGGCTGCCAAGCTGGGTTGTTCCGAAGAGTTGGCTGACGTCCTCAAGATCGTTGAACGAGGTGCCAGCTACCAGCGCCAGCGCCGCGTCGCCGCCGAACACAACGGCGACTTGCAGGCAGTGGTCATGGACCTCGTTCAGCAGATGCGCAAAGGTCCCGACGCCTGA
- a CDS encoding carbohydrate kinase family protein — MDAMPQRRFDPLAAVRSDGDHHCDLLLTGTVFQDIIFTGLPHAPEPGTEVWSEGMGSCPGGVANQAIAAARLGLRTNLAATFGDDGYGDYNWQILESQEHVDLSLSQRVPGWHSPVTVSMCVNQDRSMVTHGHPAPISSSELIGNPPKALAAVADLGEELEPWMLAAKDSGTKLFGVVGWDPTGEWSERRLDQLANFYAFLPNAPEAMAFTGKADPWAALYSLADRVPVAVVTLGPQGAVAVDSETGEEEWVPSLPVSASDPTGAGDCFGAAFIVGCLAGWRLGDRLRFANLCASLAVQEVGGSLAAPGWGDIADWWQRANARKERQSSQWLRRFSFLEPIVKDIPAGAQRRARATIAHLSDAQ; from the coding sequence ATGGACGCTATGCCCCAGCGACGATTCGACCCCCTGGCTGCCGTGCGGTCGGACGGGGACCACCACTGCGACCTCCTTCTGACCGGAACGGTTTTCCAGGACATCATCTTCACCGGACTCCCGCACGCACCCGAGCCCGGTACTGAGGTGTGGAGCGAAGGCATGGGCAGTTGCCCCGGAGGTGTGGCCAACCAAGCCATTGCCGCCGCACGGCTCGGTTTGCGAACCAACCTCGCGGCAACCTTCGGGGACGACGGCTACGGCGACTACAACTGGCAGATCCTGGAAAGCCAGGAGCACGTTGACCTTTCCCTCTCACAGCGGGTTCCCGGCTGGCATTCACCCGTGACGGTATCCATGTGCGTGAACCAGGACCGGTCCATGGTCACGCACGGCCACCCTGCCCCGATCAGTTCCTCGGAACTGATCGGAAATCCACCTAAGGCGCTCGCGGCCGTCGCCGATTTAGGTGAGGAACTCGAGCCGTGGATGCTTGCAGCGAAGGATTCAGGCACCAAACTCTTTGGTGTGGTGGGCTGGGATCCCACGGGGGAGTGGTCGGAGCGTCGCCTGGACCAACTGGCGAATTTCTACGCGTTCTTGCCCAATGCTCCTGAAGCGATGGCGTTCACCGGAAAGGCGGACCCGTGGGCGGCGTTGTATTCGCTGGCTGACCGCGTTCCAGTGGCTGTGGTGACCCTTGGCCCTCAAGGCGCGGTGGCAGTGGACTCCGAAACCGGGGAAGAGGAGTGGGTGCCGTCCCTGCCCGTATCTGCCTCCGATCCCACCGGCGCGGGGGACTGTTTCGGGGCCGCCTTCATCGTGGGTTGCCTGGCCGGGTGGAGACTTGGGGACCGGCTCCGGTTCGCGAACCTTTGCGCCTCCCTGGCGGTTCAGGAAGTGGGAGGTTCCCTGGCTGCGCCGGGGTGGGGCGACATCGCCGACTGGTGGCAACGGGCGAATGCGCGCAAGGAACGCCAGTCGAGTCAATGGTTGCGGCGCTTCTCCTTCCTGGAACCGATCGTGAAGGACATCCCGGCGGGAGCCCAACGACGAGCCCGGGCCACTATCGCCCACTTGTCTGACGCGCAGTAG
- the tsaD gene encoding tRNA (adenosine(37)-N6)-threonylcarbamoyltransferase complex transferase subunit TsaD, whose amino-acid sequence MSGQYPEQPKQPLVLGIESSCDETGVGIVRGTRLLTNTVSSSMDEHVRFGGVIPEIASRAHLDAFVPTLQESLHEAGVTLDDIDAIAVTSGPGLAGALMVGVCAAKALAVATGKPLYAINHLVAHVGVGLLDGHRGTDGKHDAGAAAGLGAGKLPENLGALLVSGGHTEILRIRSITDDVELLGSTIDDAAGEAYDKVARILGLGYPGGPAIDKLARQGNPKSIRFPRGLSQPKYMGTAEDKGPHRYDWSFSGLKTAVARCVEQFEARGEEVPVADIAAAFQEAVVDVISSKAVLACKENGITDVLLGGGVAANSRLRELTGQRCTSAGIKLHVPPLDLCTDNGAMVAALGAQLVMAGVGPSGVNFAPDSSMPVTTVSVPAQYPE is encoded by the coding sequence GTGAGCGGGCAGTATCCGGAACAGCCAAAGCAGCCCTTGGTGCTTGGCATCGAGTCCTCCTGCGACGAGACCGGCGTTGGAATCGTGCGGGGTACTAGGTTGCTGACCAATACCGTCTCCTCTTCCATGGATGAGCACGTCCGCTTTGGTGGTGTCATCCCGGAAATCGCTTCGCGTGCGCACCTGGACGCTTTTGTTCCGACGCTTCAAGAGTCGCTGCATGAGGCAGGCGTGACCTTGGACGACATCGATGCCATTGCCGTGACGTCCGGTCCCGGTCTGGCCGGAGCGCTGATGGTGGGGGTCTGTGCTGCCAAAGCTTTGGCTGTGGCCACCGGCAAACCGCTCTATGCCATCAACCACTTGGTGGCACACGTGGGCGTGGGCCTGCTGGATGGACATCGAGGAACTGACGGAAAGCACGACGCCGGTGCTGCCGCCGGCCTGGGTGCCGGAAAGCTGCCCGAGAACCTCGGGGCTCTCCTGGTATCGGGTGGGCACACTGAAATCCTGAGGATCAGGAGCATCACGGACGACGTTGAACTGCTTGGCTCAACCATTGATGACGCCGCCGGTGAAGCGTACGACAAAGTTGCCCGCATCCTTGGCCTCGGTTACCCGGGTGGGCCCGCCATCGACAAACTGGCGCGCCAAGGCAATCCCAAGTCGATCCGGTTCCCGCGCGGCCTGAGCCAGCCCAAGTACATGGGGACCGCCGAGGATAAGGGCCCGCACCGCTATGACTGGTCGTTCAGCGGCCTGAAGACAGCCGTGGCCCGTTGCGTGGAACAGTTCGAGGCCCGTGGCGAGGAAGTCCCTGTGGCTGACATTGCCGCAGCCTTCCAGGAAGCCGTGGTGGACGTCATCAGTTCCAAGGCGGTCCTGGCCTGCAAGGAAAACGGCATCACCGATGTCCTGCTGGGTGGTGGCGTTGCAGCGAATTCGCGGCTCCGGGAGCTGACCGGTCAGCGCTGTACCTCGGCCGGAATCAAGCTGCATGTACCGCCGCTGGACCTCTGCACGGACAATGGTGCCATGGTGGCAGCGCTGGGAGCCCAGCTGGTCATGGCTGGGGTCGGCCCCAGCGGAGTGAATTTCGCGCCGGATTCCTCCATGCCCGTCACTACGGTGTCAGTGCCAGCACAATATCCGGAATGA